One region of Eupeodes corollae chromosome 1, idEupCoro1.1, whole genome shotgun sequence genomic DNA includes:
- the LOC129953693 gene encoding uncharacterized PE-PGRS family protein PE_PGRS54-like isoform X2, whose product MSTKIFVGSLPSGSKPEELRHLFEAFGVVTECDVMNRCGFVHMEKPEMAATAIKALNGTEFKGETINVEPGRIRDRNQKPGGIGGAKAGGPRQRGGRGNGNAMMRMQNFDGIEEAAMGLDGIDERTTKDALQLCSAVFEEMNKLLNPGQMGGGPRRGGGGMGFPRNFVQDELAAVMGGMGGGPKGPMNRGPRNNRNNGPPKQGPFPGPGPVQGPPNKAPIKNNANPPARGGPPNQGNMNRPPKQVPNQSGPQGRGPNQGNAGRIQNQGNQGMPGRNQNAGNAGRPPKPGNVGPIRNEPSRQQRASAPYNRGPAGPVQNDINFADDVPIAQSARTFANNLATGSQIDRWPANGGNFGGNGGNGGMNRHPMNRNFDEDMPVDNFTDDPPIVINMVTRPSGPSAMGGGGGGGVGRRGGMDNNQGPVNHGNFGHNNGSGGVGGGNNRFQGNNDRFQGGNDRFQGGNNDRFQNNVGNDRFQGGGGGGAGGFGNQDRRGFVLPEKQFNDGPKFGNKNLGGGGGNSQFGGQNNQGGMGGGGGGNRNAGFGNNNNNNNMGRPLQNVPENRNMGGVGGNMGGNTGNAMFSRRNNNTAGGNLDGNNMGNNRMRNDAPAPNRGGNFGGNSNRGGMGGVGGGVSGGPGNMNTNNAGFNRNNNMGGVSSNLHGPIAGNNRNTSGGNAPINNRNMGSGGGGGGFGNNSNNNNRNMGGAGGMSGGGMGGGNMGGGMRGGMGNNMGGGGGNTNRNMGGNAGNNNMNRNNNMGGGNPMNPMNFQKDFPALSGAGGGQNMNMNNRSSKGGDWRMWTS is encoded by the exons atg TCCACGAAAATTTTTGTTGGAAGTCTCCCATCGGGGTCAAAGCCGGAAGAACTTCGTCATCTATTTGAAGCTTTTGGTGTGGTAACCGAGTGCGATGTCATGAACCGATGCGGCTTTGTTCATATGGAAAAGCCTGAAATGGCGGCAACCGCCATCAAAGCCTTGAATGGCACCGAATTCAAGGGTGAGACCATCAATGTCGAGCCCGGTCGAATCAGGGATCGCAACCAAAAGCCGGGTGGCATTGGCGGAGCCAAAGCAGGTGGTCCACGTCAACGAGGTGGACGCGGCAATGGAAATGCAATGATGAGGATGCAGAACTTTGACGGAATCGAGGAGGCCGCCATGGGCTTGGATGGAATCGACGAGAGAACAACAAAGGACGCTCTGCAACTGTGCAGCGCCGTCTTTGAGGAAATGAACAAACTTTTGAACCCTGGTCAAATGGGTGGAGGACCACGTCGCGGTGGAGGTGGCATGGGTTTCCCTAGGAACTTTGTCCAGGACGAATTAGCTGCCGTCATGGGAGGAATGGGCGGTGGACCCAAAGGTCCAATGAATCGTGGACCACGAAACAACCGCAACAATGGTCCCCCAAAGCAAGGTCCATTCCCAGGACCAGGTCCGGTGCAAGGACCACCGAACAAAGCACCCATAAAGAATAATGCGAATCCTCCCGCTAGAGGAGGTCCACCAAATCAAGGAAACATGAACAGACCCCCGAAGCAAGTACCTAACCAGTCAGGCCCTCAGGGAAGAGGACCGAACCAAGGTAATGCGGGTCGCATTCAGAACCAGGGCAACCAAGGTATGCCAGGTCGCAATCAAAATGCAGGCAACGCTGGGCGACCTCCAAAGCCGGGCAATGTTGGTCCTATTCGTAATGAACCTTCCAGGCAACAGAGAGCATCGGCTCCGTACAACAGAGGGCCTGCTGGCCCCGTACAAAATGACATCAACTTCGCTGACGACGTTCCCATTGCCCAGAGCGCCAGGACCTTCGCCAACAACTTGGCCACTGGAAGCCAAATCGATAGATGGCCAGCGAATGGTGGAAACTTTGGAGGAAATGGAGGTAACGGTGGCATGAACAGGCACCCAATGAACCGCAACTTCGACGAAGACATGCCAGTGGACAACTTTACCGATGATCCTCCTATCGTCATCAACATGGTCACCCGTCCCAGCGGACCCAGTGCAATGGGAggtggcggcggtggtggtgtcgGTCGCAGAGGTGGAATGGACAACAACCAAGGCCCTGTTAATCATGGTAACTTTGGACACAACAACGGAAGCGGCGGAGTTGGCGGGGGAAACAACCGTTTCCAAGGAAACAATGACCGATTCCAGGGAGGAAACGATCGTTTCCAAGGAGGAAACAACGATCGGTTCCAGAACAATGTCGGCAATGATCGCTTCCaaggcggcggcggcggtggagCAGGAGGATTTGGCAATCAAGACAGAAGAGGATTTGTGCTTCCAGAGAAACAGTTCAACGATGGTCCTAAATTCGGTAACAAAAATCTCGGCGGTGGTGGCGGGAATTCACAATTTGGTGGACAGAACAATCAAGGCGGCATGGGAGGAGGCGGCGGCGGAAACAGGAATGCTGGCTTTggtaataacaacaacaacaacaacatggGCAGGCCACTACAAAATGTCCCTGAAAACCGTAATATGGGTGGTGTTGGCGGCAACATGGGTGGAAATACAGGAAACGCCATGTTCTCAAGGAGAAACAATAACACCGCAGGAGGAAATCTCGATGGAAATAATAT GGGTAATAACCGTATGCGCAACGATGCACCGGCTCCAAACCGTGGCGGTAACTTTGGTGGCAACAGCAACCGAGGAGGAATGGGTGGCGTTGGAGGCGGCGTAAGCGGCGGCCCCGGTAACATGAACACCAACAACGCTGGATTCAACCGAAACAACAACATGGGTGGAGTTAGTAGCAACTTGCATGGACCCATCGCAGGAAATAACAGAAACACTAGTGGAGGTAATGCCCCAATCAACAACAGAAATATGGGAAGCGGCGGAGGTGGAGGAGGCTTCggaaacaacagcaacaacaacaatagaaATATGGGTGGCGCTGGTGGTATGAGCGGTGGTGGTATGGGTGGCGGTAATATGGGAGGTGGAATGAGAGGCGGTATGGGCAATAATATGGGCGGCGGTGGCGGCAACACTAACAGAAACATGGGTGGAAATGCTGGCAACAACAACATGAACCGCAACAACAATATGGGAGGTGGTAATCCAATGAATCCTATGAACTTCCAAAAAGATTTTCCCGCTCTATCCGGTGCTGGAGGTGGTCAAAATATGAACATGAATAACcg GTCGTCCAAGGGCGGTGACTGGCGAATGTGGACATCTTAG
- the LOC129953693 gene encoding uncharacterized PE-PGRS family protein PE_PGRS54-like isoform X1 produces MSTKIFVGSLPSGSKPEELRHLFEAFGVVTECDVMNRCGFVHMEKPEMAATAIKALNGTEFKGETINVEPGRIRDRNQKPGGIGGAKAGGPRQRGGRGNGNAMMRMQNFDGIEEAAMGLDGIDERTTKDALQLCSAVFEEMNKLLNPGQMGGGPRRGGGGMGFPRNFVQDELAAVMGGMGGGPKGPMNRGPRNNRNNGPPKQGPFPGPGPVQGPPNKAPIKNNANPPARGGPPNQGNMNRPPKQVPNQSGPQGRGPNQGNAGRIQNQGNQGMPGRNQNAGNAGRPPKPGNVGPIRNEPSRQQRASAPYNRGPAGPVQNDINFADDVPIAQSARTFANNLATGSQIDRWPANGGNFGGNGGNGGMNRHPMNRNFDEDMPVDNFTDDPPIVINMVTRPSGPSAMGGGGGGGVGRRGGMDNNQGPVNHGNFGHNNGSGGVGGGNNRFQGNNDRFQGGNDRFQGGNNDRFQNNVGNDRFQGGGGGGAGGFGNQDRRGFVLPEKQFNDGPKFGNKNLGGGGGNSQFGGQNNQGGMGGGGGGNRNAGFGNNNNNNNMGRPLQNVPENRNMGGVGGNMGGNTGNAMFSRRNNNTAGGNLDGNNMGNNRMRNDAPAPNRGGNFGGNSNRGGMGGVGGGVSGGPGNMNTNNAGFNRNNNMGGVSSNLHGPIAGNNRNTSGGNAPINNRNMGSGGGGGGFGNNSNNNNRNMGGAGGMSGGGMGGGNMGGGMRGGMGNNMGGGGGNTNRNMGGNAGNNNMNRNNNMGGGNPMNPMNFQKDFPALSGAGGGQNMNMNNRNGPRQNMMSNRRY; encoded by the exons atg TCCACGAAAATTTTTGTTGGAAGTCTCCCATCGGGGTCAAAGCCGGAAGAACTTCGTCATCTATTTGAAGCTTTTGGTGTGGTAACCGAGTGCGATGTCATGAACCGATGCGGCTTTGTTCATATGGAAAAGCCTGAAATGGCGGCAACCGCCATCAAAGCCTTGAATGGCACCGAATTCAAGGGTGAGACCATCAATGTCGAGCCCGGTCGAATCAGGGATCGCAACCAAAAGCCGGGTGGCATTGGCGGAGCCAAAGCAGGTGGTCCACGTCAACGAGGTGGACGCGGCAATGGAAATGCAATGATGAGGATGCAGAACTTTGACGGAATCGAGGAGGCCGCCATGGGCTTGGATGGAATCGACGAGAGAACAACAAAGGACGCTCTGCAACTGTGCAGCGCCGTCTTTGAGGAAATGAACAAACTTTTGAACCCTGGTCAAATGGGTGGAGGACCACGTCGCGGTGGAGGTGGCATGGGTTTCCCTAGGAACTTTGTCCAGGACGAATTAGCTGCCGTCATGGGAGGAATGGGCGGTGGACCCAAAGGTCCAATGAATCGTGGACCACGAAACAACCGCAACAATGGTCCCCCAAAGCAAGGTCCATTCCCAGGACCAGGTCCGGTGCAAGGACCACCGAACAAAGCACCCATAAAGAATAATGCGAATCCTCCCGCTAGAGGAGGTCCACCAAATCAAGGAAACATGAACAGACCCCCGAAGCAAGTACCTAACCAGTCAGGCCCTCAGGGAAGAGGACCGAACCAAGGTAATGCGGGTCGCATTCAGAACCAGGGCAACCAAGGTATGCCAGGTCGCAATCAAAATGCAGGCAACGCTGGGCGACCTCCAAAGCCGGGCAATGTTGGTCCTATTCGTAATGAACCTTCCAGGCAACAGAGAGCATCGGCTCCGTACAACAGAGGGCCTGCTGGCCCCGTACAAAATGACATCAACTTCGCTGACGACGTTCCCATTGCCCAGAGCGCCAGGACCTTCGCCAACAACTTGGCCACTGGAAGCCAAATCGATAGATGGCCAGCGAATGGTGGAAACTTTGGAGGAAATGGAGGTAACGGTGGCATGAACAGGCACCCAATGAACCGCAACTTCGACGAAGACATGCCAGTGGACAACTTTACCGATGATCCTCCTATCGTCATCAACATGGTCACCCGTCCCAGCGGACCCAGTGCAATGGGAggtggcggcggtggtggtgtcgGTCGCAGAGGTGGAATGGACAACAACCAAGGCCCTGTTAATCATGGTAACTTTGGACACAACAACGGAAGCGGCGGAGTTGGCGGGGGAAACAACCGTTTCCAAGGAAACAATGACCGATTCCAGGGAGGAAACGATCGTTTCCAAGGAGGAAACAACGATCGGTTCCAGAACAATGTCGGCAATGATCGCTTCCaaggcggcggcggcggtggagCAGGAGGATTTGGCAATCAAGACAGAAGAGGATTTGTGCTTCCAGAGAAACAGTTCAACGATGGTCCTAAATTCGGTAACAAAAATCTCGGCGGTGGTGGCGGGAATTCACAATTTGGTGGACAGAACAATCAAGGCGGCATGGGAGGAGGCGGCGGCGGAAACAGGAATGCTGGCTTTggtaataacaacaacaacaacaacatggGCAGGCCACTACAAAATGTCCCTGAAAACCGTAATATGGGTGGTGTTGGCGGCAACATGGGTGGAAATACAGGAAACGCCATGTTCTCAAGGAGAAACAATAACACCGCAGGAGGAAATCTCGATGGAAATAATAT GGGTAATAACCGTATGCGCAACGATGCACCGGCTCCAAACCGTGGCGGTAACTTTGGTGGCAACAGCAACCGAGGAGGAATGGGTGGCGTTGGAGGCGGCGTAAGCGGCGGCCCCGGTAACATGAACACCAACAACGCTGGATTCAACCGAAACAACAACATGGGTGGAGTTAGTAGCAACTTGCATGGACCCATCGCAGGAAATAACAGAAACACTAGTGGAGGTAATGCCCCAATCAACAACAGAAATATGGGAAGCGGCGGAGGTGGAGGAGGCTTCggaaacaacagcaacaacaacaatagaaATATGGGTGGCGCTGGTGGTATGAGCGGTGGTGGTATGGGTGGCGGTAATATGGGAGGTGGAATGAGAGGCGGTATGGGCAATAATATGGGCGGCGGTGGCGGCAACACTAACAGAAACATGGGTGGAAATGCTGGCAACAACAACATGAACCGCAACAACAATATGGGAGGTGGTAATCCAATGAATCCTATGAACTTCCAAAAAGATTTTCCCGCTCTATCCGGTGCTGGAGGTGGTCAAAATATGAACATGAATAACcg CAATGGGCCACGCCAAAATATGATGTCGAATCGTCGCTATTAa